The nucleotide sequence CTGGGGCCAGACCAGGGCAAGCCGCGCCCCGCCGTCACGCTGATGGTGGGGGAAGGCCAGCGGGCCACCTTTCCGCCCGAACAGGTGCAGGCGCTCCAGGCCGCAGCCCAGGCGAGTTTTGCCGGTGTGCTGAGCAGCGCCGAGGTCAGCCGGGTGGCAGTGAACGACCCCTGGACGACCGACGATCTGAGCCTGCGCTACCACCAGGCCGCTGGCGTGCCCGCCTTCGGGGTGGAATTCAACGCGGGGCTGTACCTGAGCGAACAGGGGCAGCCCCGCGACGAACGCATTCAGGCGCTGAATGCCGGACTGCGCGACTTCGCGGCGCGGGCGCTGGCCCTGGTGGGCGGCTGATCGCTGCTCAGGCGGGAACGCCACCCGTGATGGTGTCGATTTCGCTCAGCTCGGCGGCATCCAGCGTCCAGCCCACCGCCGCCACGTTCTGATCGATCTGCTGCGGGCTGGTCGCTCCGGCGATCACGCTGCTGACCACCGGCTGCGCTGCCAGCCAGCTGAAGGCCAGTTCCAGCAGCGTATGGCCGCGCTGCTCCGCAAATTTCCGCAGGCGTTCCACCGTCTCCAGGTTCTGCGGCGTCAGGTAGCGGCTCGCGGAATTCTTCCAGCTCGCCAGCCTGGAGCCTTCCGGCAGCGCCTCGCCCTGGTGGTATTTGCCGGTCAGCAGGCCGCTCGCCAGCGGAAAATACGGCAGCAGCCCCAGATCGAGGTCCTGCATCGTCGGAATCAGGTCGGCTTCGATGCCGCGCACCAGCAGGCTGTACTCGTCCTGGCAGGACGTGAAGCGCGTGAGCTGGCCCGCCTCCGACGCTGCCTCCGCTTCCCGCACCTGCGCCGCACTCAGGTTCGAGCAGCCGATAAAGCGCACCAGCCCGCGCTGCACCAGCTCATCCAGTGCTCCCAGCGTTTCGGCAATGGGCGTGCTGGCGTCGGGGGTATGCAGCTGGTACAGGTCCAGATAATCGGTGCCCAGCCGCTGCAAACTGGCCTCGACCGCCCGGCGGATGTAGTCGGGTTTCGCGCCCTTCAGCGGGCCATGTTCATCTATGCCCATGTCGGCCCCGAACTTGCTTGCCAGCACGATGCGGCTGCGCTCGCTGCCCAGTGCCTTCCCCAGCATCATCTCGGAGGTTCCCTTTGGGCCGCCCTGGGTGCCCCCGTACACGTCGGCGGTGTCGAAGAGCGTGATGCCCGCATCCAGCGCCCGGCGCACCACCGCGTTCGTTTCCGTCTGATCGAGCTTGGCCCCGAAATTGTTGCAGCCCAGCCCCACCAGCGATACCTGCAAGCCCGAATGCCCCAGCGTCCTCGTCTGCATGCTCATGCGGGCATCCTTCCGCCACCCGCGCCGCCCGAAGGTGACGCGCCTTGCTGGATGAAGGGGACTTCAAGCAGACGACAGCGGCAGGCTCAGCGTGGCGGTAAAACCCTGGCCCGGCGTACTCAGCAGTTCCAGCGTGCCGCCGTGCAGCTCGGCCACGTGGCGCACGATGGCGAGGCCCAGCCCATGCCCACCCCCCGACGCACCCGGCCCGCTCCTGGCCTCGTCGGGGCGATAGAACGCCTCGCCCAGCCGCGCCAGCACCTCTGGCGGCACGCCGGGACCGTCGTCGTGCACGCTCAGATGCACCTGCGCGCCGATGCGCCGCACGCTCAGGCGCACCTCGGCACCGGGCGCGTGGTGGGCCGCATTCTGAAGCAGATTGAGGATGGCCTGCCCCAGCAGAATACGGTCGCCCGGCACGCTCAGCGCCCCCGCGCTCAGGTCGCTGCTCAGATCCATGTCCTGATCGGGAAAGCGGCTGCGGGCGGCGTCGAGGGCGTCGGCGGCCACCTCCAGCAGCGGCACCGGCTGACGCGCCATCGTCTGCGGGCTGCGGGCCAGCAGCAGCAGGTGTTCAGCCAGCGTGGACAGCCGGGACAGGTCCTGGCCCACCTCCTGCAAATCCTGGCGGTAGCGCTCTGGCCCGCGCTCGCGGCTGAGCGACAGCGCTACCCGCGTCTTCAGGGCGGCCAGCGGGCTTCGCAGGTCGTGGGCCGCCGCCCTCAGAAACTGCACTTCTCGCGCCCGCGTCGCTTCAAGCTGCCGGAAGGTGGTCTGGAGCGTGCCCGCCAGCCGCGACAGCTCATCCTGACCTCCGGCCCCCGGTACAGGCCGGGTTAGATCGCCGCTCTCCCCGATCTCGCGGGCCGAACGTTCCAGCGCCGCCACCGGGCGCAGCATCCTGCCTGCCGCCCACCACGCGCCCAGACACGCCACCAGCAGTGTGAGCGGCAGAATGATGAGCACCGCCCGCAGAAACGCCCGCCGCGCATCGTCGGTGGCCTGACTGGACAGCGCGAGCGTGAGCAGGGCGTAGCCGCCGCGAGAGCCGAGCTGCTGCGCCAGAACGTAGCGGTCGCCCAGACGGTACACCCCCGGATCGACACTGAGCGGCAGCCCCGCCGGAAACTGACGGCTGACGATCAGCACGCTGCGCCCCAGCGACACGCGCACCTGCACATCGGGCGGCACGTCCTGGCGGGTCAGGTCGTCGGGGTCGAACTGTCCGAATTGCAGGCTGTTCTCGGCGCGTTCCGCCACCAGACTGGCCGCGCTGGAGAGCTTGGAAAGCTGCGTCTGCTGCACCACGCCCTGCGTGACCAGGTACAGCCCCGCCGACAGCAGCAGCGCCACAAACACGCACGCCAGCCCCACCGAGGAGGCCATGCGTGCGCGGAGAGTGAGGACAGGGAACACCATAAAGGGAAAGCTTAGCGGCCTGCGGAACGACTCAGGAGAGGGGCCTGAGTCTGCGTCCTTGAGCACGTCCGAAGAAGGTTCATGTGTGTACGCCCCGCGCTCATGCGCCTCCTACCCTATACCCTCTCCCCCGCTCACTCACGATCACATCCGGTGAGAGTTTGCGCCGCAGATAGCGGATATACACATCTACGATGCGGGCCTCGCCACCAAAATCCAGCCCCCACACACGTTCCAGCAGCTCCTCGCGGGTAAACCAGCGGCCCCGGCCCAGCAGCAGCGTTTCGAGCAGCGCGTATTCGCGGCCCGTCACGGCCACTTCCTCTCCGTCCCAGCGCACCACCCGGCCCGACGCATCCAGCACCCCGCGCCCCTGCCCGAACCCGAGCTGGGCGGTGCGTGCCTCGCTGCCCTTGCGCGAAATGGCCCGCAGCGTGGCAAGCAGTTCGGCCCGCTCGAAGGGCTTGACCAGATACGCGTCACCGCCCAGATCGAGGCCCTGCACGCGGTCTTCGAGTTCGCCCCGCGCCGTCAGAAATAGGATGGCGGCGTTCACGCCCTCCTGCCGCAGCGTGTGTGCCAGCGCGAAGCCGTCCAGACCGGGCAGCATCACATCCAGCACCATCAGCGGGTAGGCTCCGCTGCGCCCCTCGGCCAGCCCGCTGGGGCCATCGGCGCAGTGCGTCACGGTGTAGCCCGCTTCCCGCAGCATGCCGACCAGGGGCACGGCGATTCTGGGATCATCTTCGACCAGCAGCAGCCGCATTCAGGCGGCCTGTGAGCGGCGCTCTGCGGCAGACCGGATCACCAGCAGCCGCGCCGCCAGCGCCAGACCCACCGCCAGCGACGACAGCGCATACAGCGGCCCCGGATGGCCCACCCAGACGGCGTGCAGCGTAGCCCCAACGAAGGCCGGGTACGCCAGCAGATGCAGCACGCGACTGGCCCGCACACCCAGCCGTGCCCGCAGCGCATACGT is from Deinococcus ruber and encodes:
- a CDS encoding aldo/keto reductase, translating into MSMQTRTLGHSGLQVSLVGLGCNNFGAKLDQTETNAVVRRALDAGITLFDTADVYGGTQGGPKGTSEMMLGKALGSERSRIVLASKFGADMGIDEHGPLKGAKPDYIRRAVEASLQRLGTDYLDLYQLHTPDASTPIAETLGALDELVQRGLVRFIGCSNLSAAQVREAEAASEAGQLTRFTSCQDEYSLLVRGIEADLIPTMQDLDLGLLPYFPLASGLLTGKYHQGEALPEGSRLASWKNSASRYLTPQNLETVERLRKFAEQRGHTLLELAFSWLAAQPVVSSVIAGATSPQQIDQNVAAVGWTLDAAELSEIDTITGGVPA
- a CDS encoding sensor histidine kinase; translation: MVFPVLTLRARMASSVGLACVFVALLLSAGLYLVTQGVVQQTQLSKLSSAASLVAERAENSLQFGQFDPDDLTRQDVPPDVQVRVSLGRSVLIVSRQFPAGLPLSVDPGVYRLGDRYVLAQQLGSRGGYALLTLALSSQATDDARRAFLRAVLIILPLTLLVACLGAWWAAGRMLRPVAALERSAREIGESGDLTRPVPGAGGQDELSRLAGTLQTTFRQLEATRAREVQFLRAAAHDLRSPLAALKTRVALSLSRERGPERYRQDLQEVGQDLSRLSTLAEHLLLLARSPQTMARQPVPLLEVAADALDAARSRFPDQDMDLSSDLSAGALSVPGDRILLGQAILNLLQNAAHHAPGAEVRLSVRRIGAQVHLSVHDDGPGVPPEVLARLGEAFYRPDEARSGPGASGGGHGLGLAIVRHVAELHGGTLELLSTPGQGFTATLSLPLSSA
- a CDS encoding response regulator transcription factor; amino-acid sequence: MRLLLVEDDPRIAVPLVGMLREAGYTVTHCADGPSGLAEGRSGAYPLMVLDVMLPGLDGFALAHTLRQEGVNAAILFLTARGELEDRVQGLDLGGDAYLVKPFERAELLATLRAISRKGSEARTAQLGFGQGRGVLDASGRVVRWDGEEVAVTGREYALLETLLLGRGRWFTREELLERVWGLDFGGEARIVDVYIRYLRRKLSPDVIVSERGRGYRVGGA